The following are encoded together in the Poseidonibacter lekithochrous genome:
- the soxX gene encoding sulfur oxidation c-type cytochrome SoxX, which translates to MKLIKNLLIAGAISSFAFTGALASDMSLVKKGEKIFMTKKLGNCLACHAIEGKEVNGPGSLGPKLQALQYWPDEALYQKIYDPYTTNPISAMPAFGKNGWLSDGEIKALVAYLKTIK; encoded by the coding sequence AATTAAGAATTTACTAATAGCTGGTGCTATTAGTAGTTTCGCGTTTACTGGTGCACTAGCAAGTGATATGTCTTTAGTTAAAAAAGGTGAAAAAATCTTTATGACTAAAAAACTTGGTAACTGTCTAGCTTGTCATGCAATTGAAGGTAAAGAAGTAAATGGACCTGGTAGTTTAGGACCAAAACTTCAAGCTTTACAATATTGGCCAGATGAAGCTTTATATCAAAAAATTTATGACCCATATACAACTAATCCAATCTCAGCAATGCCTGCATTTGGAAAAAATGGTTGGTTAAGTGATGGTGAAATTAAAGCACTAGTTGCATATTTAAAGACAATTAAATAA